A window of Xiphophorus hellerii strain 12219 chromosome 19, Xiphophorus_hellerii-4.1, whole genome shotgun sequence contains these coding sequences:
- the LOC116709231 gene encoding basal body-orientation factor 1, whose amino-acid sequence MPTTKTSKSKREKRGKGKKSSKHEPKTEKEPDLETARANAALWELKLKITEQDLSDYRGAHHNMARMNEQLTNQLFRCEQNTVDMTGYWQKEVEVREEKIRMLEDKLRKQEAIALLERNKQAEDFKALQDEMRKMEENEARLEEELSDMRKSMDFTQREHEETLRKTEDSFQRDQASLKTEMRLMCNQEIAKMKLDHHEAIVKMENALTSAFKERDRLNETLKITIQEAEGLKKLTHSLAKEKLSVMMEKDMLEVTVKKDTAKMEVKEKKLSEVMAKAASLELALAEISRKSEQQEEKEKRNLVTIQASQVELDKLQKLLAMREKEMQHVKQLAKTIVDKRREVEQFFHEALNHVRQEIVASKLQNKKETLQDYQQKFREATAGMIKFPPIRSINRSPNYLYADMEAAAQWFHPPSGEVNMSHLTWEQKEKVLSLLFAKMNGQTERKVCKHQDLCASSEEQKETL is encoded by the exons ATGCCTACAACTAAAACCTCCAAATCTAAGCGGGAGAAACGCGG gaaaggaaagaaaagctCCAAACATGAGCCAAAAACCGAGAAGGAGCCGGACCTGGAGACGGCCAGAGCCAACGCAGCGCTGTGGGAACTGAAACTGAAGATTACCGAGCAGGATCTGTCCGACTACCGGGGCGCCCACCATAACATGGCCCGCATGAACGAGCAGCTCACCAATCAGCTGTTCCGCTGTGAGCAGAACACAGTGGACATGACCGGGTATTGGCAGAAAGAAGTAGAGGTCAGGGAGGAGAAG ATCAGGATGCTTGAAGACAAACTTAGAAAACAAGAGGCCATTGCACTTCTAGAGAGAAACAAACAG GCTGAAGACTTCAAAGCGCTCCAGGACGAAATGaggaaaatggaggaaaatgaAGCCCGGCTGGAGGAGGAACTCAGTGAT ATGAGAAAAAGCATGGATTTTACACAGAGAGAGCATGAGGAAACGCTAAGGAAAACTGAGGACAGCTTCCAAAGGGATCAG GCAAGTCTAAAGACAGAGATGAGGCTCATGTGCAATCAAGAGATAGCAAAGATGAAGCTGGACCACCATGAAGCtattgt GAAGATGGAAAATGCGTTAACTTCTGCTTTCAAGGAGCGAGATCGGTTGAATGAAACACTGAAAATTACCATTCAAGAAGCAGAGGGCCTGAAGAAACTGACACATTCACTGGCGAAGGAAAAGCTCTCAGTCATGATGGAGAAG GATATGCTCGAGGTGACGGTTAAGAAGGACACGGCAAAGAtggaagtgaaagaaaagaagCTCTCTGAAGTCATGGCCAAAGCTGCCTCACTGGAGCTGGCCCTGGCAGAAATCTCCAGAAAATCtgagcagcaggaagagaaggagaagaGGAATCTGGTTACCATCCAGGCCAGCCAGGTAGAGCTGGACAAACTGCAGAAGCTCCTCGCCATGCGAGAGAAGGAGATGCAGCACGTCAAGCAGCTGGCGAAGACCATCGTAGATAAACGCAGGGAGGTGGAGCAATTCTTCCACGAAGCGCTGAATCACGTCAGGCAAGAGATTGTTGCCAGTAAACTTCAGAATAAAAAGGAAACCCTTCAGGATTATCAGCAGAAGTTTAGAGAGGCCACAGCTGGGATGATAAAGTTCCCACCCATCCGTTCCATCAACAGAAGTCCCAACTACCTCTATGCAGACATGGAGGCAGCCGCACAATG GTTCCATCCTCCCAGCGGTGAGGTCAACATGTCTCATCTCACTTGGGAGCAAAAGGAAAAAGTGCTTAGCCTCCTCTTTGCTAAAATGAATGGACAGACGGAAAG GAAAGTCTGCAAGCATCAGGATCTCTGTGCTTCCAGTGAAGAACAGAAAGAGACTCTTTGA
- the aldh6a1 gene encoding methylmalonate-semialdehyde/malonate-semialdehyde dehydrogenase [acylating], mitochondrial: protein MAALALRSVLRTKVHPKIGRLCYSSSSVSTVKLFIDGKFVESKSSEWLHIHNPATNEVIARVPKATQEEMLAAVDSCSRAFHSWSETSILSRQQIFLRYQQLIKDNIKELANSITLEQGKTLADAEGDVFRGLQVVEHACSITSLMLGETLPSITKDMDTYTYRLPIGVCAGITPFNFPAMIPLWMFPMGMVCGNTYLLKPSERVPTCAMLLAKMLQDAGAPDGTLNIIHGQHAAVNFICDHPAIKAISFVGSNQAGEYIYERGSKNGKRVQSNMGAKNHGVVMPDANKENTLNQLVGAAFGAAGQRCMALSTAILVGEARRWLPELVERAKALRVNAGDQPGADVGPLISPQARDRVCSLIQSGVDEGAQLLLDGRNVKVKGYENGNFVGPTIISNVTPGMKCYKEEIFGPVLIVLEADSLDDAIHLVNNNPYGNGTAIFTTNGAAARKYSHEVDVGQVGVNVPIPVPLPMFSFTGSRGSFRGDTNFYGKQGIQFYTQIKTITSQWKAEDATLKSPAVTMPTMGR from the exons ATGGCGGCATTAGCATTAAGATCAGTGCTTAGAACCAAG GTCCATCCTAAAATTGGCCGTCTGTGCTATTCCTCCTCCTCAGTG TCTACTGTTAAACTCTTCATCGATGGGAAATTTGTAGAGTCCAAATCCTCAGAATGGCTTCATATTCACAATCCT GCTACCAATGAAGTGATTGCCCGTGTTCCCAAAGCCACCCAGGAGGAGATGTTGGCTGCTGTAGACTCCTGCTCCAGAGCCTTTCACTCTTGGTCTGAGACCTCCATTTTGTCCCGGCAGCAGATCTTCCTGCGCTACCAGCAGCTTATCAAGGACAACATT aaagaacTCGCCAATTCCATCACATTGGAGCAGGGCAAAACCCTGGCAGACGCAGAAGGAGACGTGTTCAGAGGGTTGC AGGTGGTGGAGCACGCCTGCAGCATCACGTCTCTGATGCTGGGAGAAACTCTGCCCTCCATCACCAAGGACATGGACACCTACACCTACCGTCTTCCCATCGGTGTGTGCGCCGGCATTACTCCCTTCAACTTCCCCGCCATGATCCCCCTGTGGATGTTCCCCATGGGGATGGTGTGCGGCAACACGTACCTGCTGAAGCCGTCGGAGCGCGTGCCGACCTGCGCCATGCTGCTGGCCAAAATGCTGCAGGACGCCGGTGCTCCGGACGGGACACTGAACATCATACATGGGCAGCATGCTG CTGTGAATTTCATCTGTGACCACCCGGCCATCAAGGCCATCAGCTTCGTTGGCTCAAACCAAGCCGGGGAGTATATTTATGAAAGGGGATCTAAAAATGGCAAAAGGGTCCAATCCAACATG GGTGCCAAGAACCATGGTGTGGTGATGCCCGATGCCAACAAGGAGAACACTCTGAACCAGCTTGTGGGAGCGGCGTTCGGGGCAGCGGGCCAGCGCTGTATGGCCCTGTCCACGGCCATCCTGGTGGGCGAGGCTCGGCGCTGGCTGCCGGAGCTGGTGGAGCGTGCCAAGGCTCTGCGCGTGAACGCAG GGGACCAGCCTGGTGCGGATGTGGGGCCCCTGATCTCCCCGCAGGCCAGAGACAGAGTCTGCAGTCTCATCCAGAGCGGCGTGGATGAAGGAGCTCAACTTCTCCTCGATGGCCGAAACGtcaaggtcaaaggttatgagAATGGCAACTTTGTCGGACCCACCATCATCAGCAACGTCACA CCCGGGATGAAGTGCTACAAGGAGGAGATCTTCGGACCCGTCCTGATTGTCCTCGAGGCAGACAGTCTCGACGATGCCATCCACCTGGTCAACAACAACCCCTACGGCAACGGCACCGCCATCTTCACCACAAATGGTGCCGCGGCGCGCAAATACAGTCATGAGGTGGACGTGGGCCAG GTTGGAGTCAATGTGCCCATCCCTGTGCCGCTGCCAATGTTCTCCTTCACTGGATCAAGAGGATCCTTCAGAGGAGACACAAACTTCTATGGGAAGCAG GGCATCCAGTTCTACACGCAGATCAAAACCATAACCTCACAATGGAAAGCTGAAGACGCTACTTTAAAAAGTCCTGCCGTTACCATGCCAACAATGGGACGCTGA
- the entpd5a gene encoding ectonucleoside triphosphate diphosphohydrolase 5, with protein MAKQTLILSLWLLAGSLFTEATYYRHHRYIPHFFRYREPSTNTENLLPDVANPAPEVSQSGNPTYPEVPEVFHPAPEVVHTIPEAFHPVPEVVHPAPETHHVLQVPDRNRDSRVFYGIMFDAGSTGTRIHIYKFIQKDPVELPVLDNEMFHAVKPGLSEYKDNPEEGGNTIRQLLKIAKKTVPEEEWRRTPVVLKATAGLRLLPLEKANALLKEVQEVFEESPFYVPEHSVTIMNGANEGVLAWVTVNFLTGHLYSNTRRTVGILDLGGGSTQITFLPKSKKTIEVAPRSFTAKFNLFNHTYELYTHSYLGNGLVAARLATLGALGADGLDWKVFTSSCLPKKYREEVKFGGDSYKVSGIPGGYAGYKLCYYEVMRVVKGNFHQPYEVKGSSVFYAFSHYYDRAVQTGLVSSLGGAVEVRDFKKKAKEVCNKMTKYRAISPFLCMDMTYITCLLKEGFGFKDSTVLHLAKKVNNVETSWALGATFDFFRNFNINQN; from the exons ATGGCCAAGCAGACCCTCATCCTCAGTCTGTGGCTCCTGGCTGGGAGCCTCTTCACCGAGGCGACCTACTACCGCCACCACCGCTACATCCCACACTTCTTCCGCTACAGGGAGCCCTCCACCAACACAGAAAACCTCCTTCCCGACGTCGCAAACCCGGCGCCCGAAGTCTCGCAGTCCGGCAACCCTACCTACCCTGAGGTGCCCGAGGTGTTCCATCCGGCGCCCGAAGTTGTCCACACTATCCCAGAGGCTTTCCACCCGGTGCCCGAAGTCGTGCATCCGGCACCTGAGACCCATCACGTGCTGCAGGTCCCCGACAGAAATCGTGACAGTCGGGTTTTTTACGGGATCATGTTTGATGCTGGGAGCACCGGCACCAGGATCCACATCTACAAGTTCATTCAGAAGGATCCCG TTGAGCTGCCTGTTCTGGACAATGAAATGTTCCATGCAGTGAAACCTGGATTGTCTGAATATAAGGACAACCCTGAGGAG GGTGGGAACACCATCCGCCAGCTGCTGAAGATTGCCAAGAAGACAGTGCCAGAGGAGGAGTGGAGGAGGACGCCAGTGGTCCTGAAGGCCACGGCGGGTCTGCGCCTGCTGCCCCTGGAGAAGGCCAATGCCCTGCTGAAAGAG GTACAAGAGGTTTTTGAAGAATCACCTTTCTATGTGCCAGAACACAGCGTTACAATCATGAATGGAGCGAATGAAG GAGTCCTCGCCTGGGTCACAGTGAACTTCCTCACAG GCCATTTGTATTCCAACACCAGGAGGACAGTGGGGATTCTGGATCTGGGTGGAGGATCTACTCAAATCACTTTCCTTCCAAAATCAAAG AAAACAATTGAAGTTGCTCCAAGAAGTTTCACAGCCAAATTCAACCTGTTCAACCATACATATGAACTCTACACACACAG CTACCTTGGAAATGGACTAGTTGCCGCCCGCCTCGCAACACTTGGAGCACTAGGAGCCGATG GACTGGATTGGAAAGTCTTCACTAGTTCCTGCCTCCCGAAAAAATACAGAGAAGAAGTGAAATTTGGAGGGGACAGCTATAAAGTTAGCGGGATTCCAGGCG GATATGCAGGCTATAAACTGTGCTACTACGAGGTCATGAGGGTCGTCAAGGGAAATTTTCACCAACCGTACGAAGTGAAAGGCAGCAGCGTCTTCTATGCTTTTTCCCACTACTATGACAGAGCAGTGCAGACCGGCCTTGTCA GCAGTCTAGGTGGTGCGGTTGAAGTAAGAGACTTTAAGAAGAAAGCCAAAGAAG TGTGCAACAAAATGACCAAATACCGTGCCATCAGCCCTTTCCTCTGCATGGACATGACGTATATTACTTGCCTGCTAAAGGAGGGCTTTGGCTTCAAGGACAGCACTGTGCTGCAT CTGGCCAAGAAGGTGAACAATGTGGAGACCAGCTGGGCTCTGGGGGCGACCTTTGACTTCTTCAGGAACTTCAACATTAACCAAAACTAG